One window from the genome of Neospora caninum Liverpool complete genome, chromosome VI encodes:
- a CDS encoding Bromodomain containing protein, related — MTSSEGLRNAPGGSGETNGASRLSEDSSHSWESQSASLSSPHRVRFSSANQSAGVVSPTSASPSGPLSASRSPHASPLRGAEGEASPRGSLQLSGDARGAKESEETGNSERRRSSEGSPTKAETPLSPLCKSSGEAGDTHSRAAGEKDSQEREAASPRKGDEDSGTSPSTLAAKTSRRASHTDTSEVPPASPAASRVVPSSSAPRAPVMPSEGVAGVSPPGGPTFGGVSVPGLPRVGPTPLSPGFLFPAVVSSLPLNASIGDIALRLVKEILQPVLSRDIPVDPPSPFHFTANGMAKALELSPVSFPPAYAASLRSAYAQMGTAGSCFYCVSAPCVCGAFAPPLHPTRAPARPVPESKKRGRDSDKASAVSKMGETPDARGCHTGGAKDASARAFSTNSPAFQDNLRQMCLFYPYSSVPPPKLIDTRYLCLFLSASADLPLGGFAAGRGLSPFFGPDAGDGANPGRGGAPISHRNGEQDREKLRDSGDDFFPGFGDPKDRTEMTGVEIEKGFPDHARIGWELVEEVAASLEAIFNTIQMDTVEDRRDALTVPDEFYAQNYWEWRQFLLDKAPTGASVSRTFGRSLLRSLLLASPGTIAKDLQRTPISFAAVAIVKNIFSRQLPKMPREYIVRLVFDRNHYTFCLNKEDTIIGGCCFRPYFQQKFAEIAFLAVTSTEQVKGYGTRLMNHLKEHVKKSGIEYFLTYADNFAVGYFRKQGFTQKISMPRERWYGYIKDYEGGTLMECYINPRINYLRLSEMLHDQQQVIKRATVSLKPLAVYPGLDFWKKNPGQTLSPSQIPGLLQCGWCPGEGAPRAGVDGKGTPDADRALGATGGADGAGGAGFGGQGYMRPLHDQIMDILDALGKHHSAWPFLKPVSREEAPDYYDVILQPTDISTMKKKCKKKHYTTAQMFADEVQLMFKNCRQYNHQQTIYYKYANELDKFVTPKIQALKQAFQQQQKQLAASEANRSAKNVGTQPITTHGNHGPGDEGSVAAKHAFF; from the exons ATGACGTCTTCCGAGGGTCTCCGGAATGCCCCAGGAGGCTCTGGGGAGACTAACGGagcgtcgcgcctctcggaaGACTCCTCGCATTCCTGGGAATCCcagtcggcgtctctctcttctccgcaccgtgtccgtttctcttctgcgaaCCAGTCTGCAGGCGTCGTTTCCCCGACGTCGGCGTCTCCATCtgggcctctctctgcttctcgctcgccacacgcgtctcctcttcgaggggccgagggcgaagcgtCGCCGCGAGGGAGCCTCCAGCTCTCGGGAGACGCTcgcggagcgaaggaaagcgaggagacaggcaactCGGAGAGACGGCGCTCGTCGGAAGGATCTccgacgaaggcggagacgccgctgtctccacttTGCAAGTCGAGTGGCGAGGCCGGAGACACTCACTCGAGGGCTGCGGGGGAAAAGGACAGCCAGGAGCGCGAGGCTGCGTCCCCGCGAAAGGGTGACGAGGACTCGGGAACCAGTCCTTCGACTTTGGCTGCAAAAACCTCCCGTCGTGCATCTCACACCGACACTTCGGAAGtcccgcctgcctctccggCCGCGAGTCGCGTGGttccctcgtcctcggcTCCGAGAGCACCCGTGATGCCGTCTGAGGGCGTGGctggggtgtctccgcccggAGGCCCGACCTtcggcggtgtctccgtgccAGGGCTTCCTCGAGTGGGGCCgacgccgctgtctccggggTTCCTGTTTCCTGCGGTCGTTTCGTCTTTGCCGCTAAACGCGAGCATTGGCGACATCGCCTTGCGCCTGGTGAAGGAAATTCTGCAGCCCGTGCTGTCGAGAGACATCCCGGTCGATccgccctcgcctttccaCTTCACAGCCAACGGCATGGCGAAGGCCCTcgagctgtctcctgtctccttcccgcctGCGTACGCCGCGTCCCTGCGCTCGGCGTACGCCCAAATGGGGACCGCGGGCTCCTGCTTCTactgcgtctctgcgccctGTGTATGTGGGGCCTTCGCCCCACCACTCCACCCCACAcgcgcgccggcgcggcCTGTCCCGGAGAGCAAGAAgcggggcagagacagcgacaagGCCTCAGCGGTGTCCAAGATGGGGGAGACCCCCGACGCTCGTGGCTGCCACACAGGCGGCGCGAAGGACGCGAGCGCGCGGGCCTTCTCGACCAACTCGCCGGCGTTTCAGGACAACCTGCGGCAAATGTGCCTGTTCTATCCGTACTCGAGTGTGCCTCCGCCGAAACTCATCGACACTCGCtacctgtgtctcttcctctctgcgtcagcGGACTTGCCCTTGGGCGGCTTTGCGGCGGGCCGGGGCCTCAGTCCCTTTTTCGGACccgacgccggcgacgggGCGAATCCtgggcgcggaggcgcccCCATCAGCCACCGCAATGGGGAGCAAGACCGCGAGAAACtgcgagacagcggagacgacTTTTTCCCGGGATTCGGAGACCCCAAAGATCGGACGGAAATGACGGGTGTGGAAATCGAGAAAGGCTTCCCAGATCACGCGCGCATCGGATGGGAGCTCGTCGAGGAAGTAGCTGCAAGTCTAGAAGCCATCTTCAACACAATTCAAATGGACACCGTCGAGGACCGGAGAGACGCCCTCACCGTCCCAGATGAATTCTACGCCCAAAACTACTG GGAGTGGAGACAGTTTTTGCTGGACAAAGCCCCGACGGGCGCGTCGGTGTCGCGAACGTTCGGACGGAGTCTCCTGCGGTCGCTgttgctcgcctcgcctgggACAATTGCGAAGGATCTGCAACGGACGCCGATAAGCTTCGCTGCAG TCGCGATTG TGAAGAACATCTTCTCGCGGCAGCTTCCAAAGATGCCCAGGGAGTATATTGTTCGTCTCGTCTTTGATCGGAACCACTACACGTTCTGTCTGAACAAGGAAGACACCATTATCGGAGGCTGCTGCTTTCGGCCGTATTTCCAGCAG aaATTTGCAGAgatcgccttcctcgccgtaACCTCCACAGAGCAGGTGAAGGGGTACGGGACGCGGTTGATGAACCACCTGAAAGAGCACGTGAAGAAATCGGGAATCGAGTATTTCTTGACCTACGCAG ACAACTTTGCGGTCGGCTACTTTCGGAAGCAAGGCTTCACGCAGAAGATCTCGATGCCTCGCGAGCGATGGTATGGCTACATCAAGGACTACGAAGGAGGGACACTCATGGAGTGCTACATCAATCCGCGGATTAACTACCTCCGGCTGTCCGAAATGCTGCACGACCAGCAGCAAGTTATCAAACGCGCCACCGTCTCTCTCAAACCTCTCGCGGTCTACCCCGGCCTCGACTTCTGGAAG AAGAATCCCGGTCAGacgctgtcgccgtcgcAGATTCCAGGCCTTTTGCAGTGCGGCTGGTGCCCAGGCGAGGGTGCGCCGCGTGCGGGCGTGGACGGAAAGGGGACTCCTGACGCCGACCGGGCCTTGGGCGCCACCGGCGGGGCTGACGGGGCCGGCGGCGCGGGTTTCGGCGGCCAGGGCTACATGCGCCCGCTGCACGACCAAATCATGGACATCCTGGATGCGCTCGGGAAACACCACTCCGCGTGGCCGTTCCTCAAACCTGTCAGCCGTGAAGAGGCGCCGGACTACTACGATGTGATCCTGCAGCCGACAGACATCTCCACGATGAAGAAAAAATGCAAAAAG AAGCATTACACGACTGCGCAGATGTTCGCGGACGAAGTTCAGCTGATGTTTAAGAATTGCCGGCAGTACAATCACCAACAAACGATTTATTACAAATACGCGAACGAGTTGGACAAGTTCGTGACTCCGAAGATTCAGGCTTTAAAGCAGGCCTTTCAGCAACAGCAGAAGCAGCTGGCTGCGTCTGAGGCCAACCGGAGCGCGAAAAACGTCGGAACCCAGCCGATCACGACTCACGGCAACCACGGTCCAGGAGATGAGGGGAGCGTGGCGGCCAAACATGCGTTTTTTTAA